The following coding sequences lie in one Microbacterium sp. XT11 genomic window:
- a CDS encoding ABC transporter ATP-binding protein yields the protein MGGRPGGGFRGVDEAAQRRLNAAAPRIVGLGARVVELFRPYRGRILLTAVLVVAGAGIAVVPPLIVQRIFDHALFPLSGGGPHLDLLVTLVLAMVGLFLLSAVLGVAQTWLTSTVGNSVTGDLRVRLFEHLQAMELGFFTRTKTGVIQSRLQNDVGGVSGVLTNTVTSILGNAVTVVASLVAMILIDVRLTLIAVVLMPFLVLVQRRVGQVRARIAGETQESLSELTSITQETLSVSGMLLSKSFNRQRTESARYQAENRNQVKLQVRRAMSGQGFFAVVQVIMSSVPAVIYLVSGYLIVGGTGAITAGTIVAFTTVQARLLMPLMGLMRVSLDLQTSSALFARIFEYLDLVPEITDAPDAITVDEAPGPRGRIEFRDVVFRYPDAAPDARATLQGVSFVAEPGQNVAFVGPSGAGKTTVLYLAPRLYEAHGGTVLFAGADVRTLTQESIIDQVGIVSQETYLFHASIRENLLYAKPGATDDELVAACTAANIHHIIAGFEKGYDTIVGERGYRLSGGEKQRIAIARVLLKDPPVLLLDEATSALDTVSERVVQDALDEASRGRTTLTIAHRLSTVMSADMIHVIDAGRIIESGTHEQLLERGGLYAELAAQQVAASRVLRTETVVDAVTPGVPAHPERRADRAPE from the coding sequence ATGGGCGGTCGACCCGGCGGCGGATTCCGGGGAGTGGACGAAGCGGCGCAGCGCCGTCTGAACGCCGCGGCCCCGCGCATCGTCGGTCTCGGGGCACGGGTGGTCGAGCTGTTCCGCCCCTATCGAGGCCGCATCCTCCTCACCGCCGTGCTCGTGGTCGCCGGCGCCGGCATCGCGGTGGTCCCTCCGCTGATCGTGCAGCGCATCTTCGACCACGCGCTGTTCCCGCTTTCGGGCGGCGGTCCGCACCTCGACCTCCTCGTGACGCTCGTGCTCGCGATGGTGGGGCTGTTCCTTCTGTCCGCCGTGCTCGGCGTGGCGCAGACCTGGCTCACCTCGACCGTCGGCAACAGCGTCACGGGAGATCTGCGGGTGCGGCTGTTCGAGCACCTGCAGGCGATGGAGCTGGGCTTCTTCACCCGCACCAAGACGGGCGTGATCCAGTCGCGGCTGCAGAACGACGTCGGCGGCGTCTCGGGCGTGCTCACGAACACCGTCACGAGCATCCTCGGCAACGCGGTCACGGTCGTGGCCTCGCTCGTGGCCATGATCCTCATCGATGTGCGGCTCACGCTGATCGCGGTCGTGCTCATGCCGTTCCTCGTGCTCGTGCAGCGTCGGGTCGGTCAGGTGCGGGCGCGCATCGCGGGAGAGACCCAGGAGTCGCTCTCCGAACTCACCTCGATCACGCAGGAGACGCTGAGCGTGTCCGGCATGCTGCTGTCGAAGTCGTTCAACAGGCAGCGGACGGAGTCGGCGCGGTACCAGGCGGAGAACCGCAACCAGGTGAAGCTCCAGGTGCGTCGCGCCATGAGCGGTCAGGGCTTCTTCGCCGTGGTGCAGGTCATCATGTCGAGCGTGCCGGCCGTGATCTACCTCGTCTCGGGCTACCTCATCGTCGGCGGCACCGGGGCCATCACCGCGGGGACGATCGTCGCCTTCACCACCGTGCAGGCCCGTCTGCTCATGCCGCTCATGGGGCTCATGCGGGTGTCGCTCGATCTGCAGACGTCGTCCGCGCTGTTCGCGCGCATCTTCGAGTACCTCGACCTGGTCCCGGAGATCACCGACGCGCCCGATGCGATCACCGTCGACGAGGCGCCGGGTCCACGAGGACGCATCGAGTTCCGCGACGTCGTGTTCCGGTATCCGGATGCCGCTCCCGACGCACGCGCGACGCTGCAGGGCGTGTCGTTCGTCGCCGAGCCGGGCCAGAACGTCGCGTTCGTCGGTCCGTCCGGCGCGGGGAAGACGACGGTGCTGTACCTCGCGCCGCGGCTCTACGAGGCGCACGGCGGCACGGTGCTTTTCGCGGGAGCCGACGTGCGCACCCTGACGCAGGAGTCGATCATCGACCAGGTGGGGATCGTGTCGCAGGAGACGTACCTGTTCCACGCATCCATCCGAGAGAACCTGCTCTACGCCAAGCCGGGAGCGACCGACGACGAGCTCGTGGCCGCATGCACCGCTGCCAACATCCACCACATCATCGCCGGCTTCGAGAAGGGCTACGACACGATCGTCGGCGAGCGCGGCTATCGGCTCTCCGGCGGGGAGAAGCAGCGCATCGCGATCGCCAGGGTTCTGCTCAAGGATCCGCCGGTGCTGCTGCTCGACGAAGCGACGTCCGCGCTCGACACGGTGTCGGAGCGGGTCGTGCAGGACGCGCTTGACGAGGCGTCTCGGGGTCGCACCACGCTGACCATCGCGCATCGCCTCTCGACGGTGATGAGCGCCGACATGATCCACGTGATCGACGCGGGGCGCATCATCGAGTCCGGCACGCACGAGCAGCTGCTCGAGAGAGGCGGGCTGTACGCCGAGCTGGCAGCCCAGCAGGTCGCGGCATCGCGCGTGCTGCGCACGGAGACCGTCGTCGACGCGGTCACGCCCGGCGTCCCCGCGCACCCGGAACGGCGGGCGGACCGCGCACCGGAGTGA
- a CDS encoding SDR family NAD(P)-dependent oxidoreductase translates to MNAYLDSLFSLTGRTAVVTGGSSGIGRGIATALARAGAAVVIVARGAERIERTVAELTDAGCRAAGVVGDLSTRAGILAAAEAAVVPYGEPDVLVNSAGINMRPPITEITAEDWDATMTVNALAPFLLGQRFAPGMAARGYGRLIHISSQQAHRAFVSSGIYGVSKGAVESLMRSEAEAWGGTGVTSNTLVPGFVLTPLNARLQDDPAQISALAARTMIGRNGLPEDFAGAAVFLAGPGSSYVTGHSLFVDGGLSVH, encoded by the coding sequence ATGAACGCCTACCTCGACAGCCTCTTCTCCCTCACCGGACGCACCGCCGTGGTCACCGGGGGCAGCTCCGGGATCGGCCGGGGCATCGCGACAGCTCTGGCGCGCGCAGGCGCTGCCGTCGTCATCGTCGCGCGCGGCGCCGAGCGCATCGAACGCACGGTTGCCGAGCTCACGGACGCCGGATGCCGCGCGGCGGGCGTCGTGGGTGATCTGAGCACGCGCGCTGGTATCCTCGCTGCCGCGGAAGCCGCCGTCGTGCCCTACGGCGAGCCCGACGTCCTCGTGAACTCGGCCGGCATCAACATGCGCCCGCCGATCACCGAGATCACCGCGGAGGACTGGGACGCGACGATGACGGTGAACGCGCTCGCTCCGTTCCTGCTCGGGCAGCGGTTCGCGCCCGGCATGGCTGCACGCGGTTACGGACGACTGATCCATATCAGCTCGCAGCAGGCGCACCGTGCATTCGTCTCCAGCGGGATCTACGGCGTATCGAAGGGCGCCGTCGAGTCGCTCATGCGCTCGGAGGCTGAGGCGTGGGGCGGAACCGGCGTCACCAGCAACACCCTCGTTCCCGGCTTCGTGCTCACCCCGCTGAATGCTCGTCTTCAGGATGACCCAGCGCAGATCTCCGCGCTCGCGGCACGCACCATGATCGGACGGAACGGACTCCCCGAGGACTTCGCCGGGGCCGCCGTGTTCCTCGCCGGCCCCGGCTCCTCGTACGTGACGGGCCACTCCCTGTTCGTCGACGGGGGCCTCTCCGTGCACTGA
- a CDS encoding glycosyltransferase family 2 protein: protein MTPAPLVTMIVPGRDIAAFVPAALDSLVAQTARRWRALLIDDGSTDRTGDIFASAAADDARFHVVRLPDSCGLGAARNAGLALVDTPYLGFLDGDDELSPHALERMMGTLDATGSDFVAAAYVRSRFDGSGYASGRIQPWVAAATSPERHATTIFEHPRASANIVAWSKLSRTAFWDAHGLTFPEGVAYEDQIVAQQMYTRATAFDVIPDAVVRWRVRADGSSITQGKAHLPVLRDYLAALRGGIRVLDDAGARSAVTARIELILAMDVPPLLAIAEEHPDPAYAREVEVFLDELRALPAFADARPDPDFAAALSW from the coding sequence GTGACACCCGCCCCGCTCGTGACGATGATCGTGCCCGGCCGCGACATCGCCGCTTTCGTCCCCGCCGCGCTGGACTCGCTCGTGGCGCAGACCGCGAGGCGCTGGCGGGCGCTCCTCATCGACGACGGCTCCACCGACCGCACCGGCGACATCTTCGCGTCGGCAGCCGCCGACGATGCCCGGTTCCACGTCGTGCGGCTGCCCGACTCTTGCGGCCTCGGCGCCGCACGCAACGCCGGACTCGCTCTCGTGGACACGCCGTACCTCGGCTTCCTCGATGGGGACGACGAGCTCTCGCCGCACGCGCTCGAGCGGATGATGGGCACGCTCGACGCCACGGGCAGCGATTTCGTCGCTGCGGCCTACGTGCGCTCGCGCTTCGATGGATCGGGATACGCGTCCGGCCGGATCCAGCCCTGGGTGGCGGCGGCGACCTCCCCGGAGCGGCACGCCACCACGATCTTCGAGCATCCGCGCGCCTCGGCGAACATCGTGGCATGGTCGAAGCTCAGCCGCACGGCGTTCTGGGACGCGCACGGGCTGACGTTCCCCGAGGGCGTGGCCTACGAGGACCAGATCGTGGCGCAGCAGATGTACACGAGGGCCACGGCGTTCGACGTCATCCCCGACGCTGTGGTGCGCTGGCGTGTGCGCGCCGACGGCAGTTCCATCACTCAGGGCAAGGCGCATCTGCCCGTGCTGCGCGACTACCTCGCCGCGCTGCGCGGCGGCATCCGGGTTCTCGACGACGCGGGCGCGCGCAGTGCTGTCACAGCGCGCATCGAGCTCATCCTCGCCATGGACGTCCCTCCTCTCCTCGCGATCGCCGAGGAGCATCCCGACCCGGCATACGCCCGCGAAGTCGAGGTGTTCCTCGACGAGCTGCGCGCCCTGCCCGCCTTCGCCGACGCCCGCCCCGACCCCGACTTCGCCGCCGCGCTCAGCTGGTGA
- a CDS encoding cysteine desulfurase family protein — translation MLYLDHAATSPVRPEVLDAMAPFLTGVFGNPSSHHTVGEAAARALDDARARVARALGMRTGDVIFTGGGTEANNLAVKGILLAAHSRRLAVSPIEHESIIESAAYLRRLHGVDVSVIGVDGRGRITPEALDESLREPTALVSVGHANNEIGTVQNAAALSETAHRHGALLHLDAVQSAAWLPLDATGADAIAIAGHKLGAPKGIGALAVRGRIPLEPLLHGGGQERGRRSGTENVAGAVGLATALDLAAREREQVAARVAAATGRFIHGVLAALPQAALTGDPVDRLPGTASFTFEGTSGEAVLLELERRGVISSSGSACAAGSDEPSHVLLACGIEPAVAQTSVRFTFGREHLPDDAPAQLAMLVAAAVRAVSR, via the coding sequence ATGCTCTACCTCGACCACGCCGCCACGTCTCCCGTGCGCCCCGAGGTGCTCGACGCCATGGCGCCGTTCCTCACCGGGGTCTTCGGAAACCCGTCGAGCCACCACACGGTCGGCGAGGCGGCCGCGAGGGCACTGGACGACGCGAGGGCGAGGGTCGCGCGCGCGCTCGGCATGCGCACGGGAGACGTGATCTTCACCGGTGGCGGCACCGAGGCCAACAACCTCGCCGTCAAGGGCATCCTCCTCGCGGCGCACAGCAGGCGCCTGGCGGTCTCGCCCATCGAGCACGAATCGATCATCGAGTCCGCCGCGTACCTGCGACGTCTTCACGGTGTCGACGTCTCGGTCATCGGCGTGGACGGGCGCGGGCGCATCACCCCCGAGGCACTCGACGAGTCGCTGCGCGAGCCGACGGCCCTGGTGTCGGTCGGCCACGCCAACAATGAGATCGGCACGGTGCAGAACGCCGCTGCGCTGTCCGAAACGGCCCACCGGCACGGTGCTCTCCTGCATCTCGATGCCGTGCAATCCGCGGCCTGGCTGCCGCTCGACGCCACGGGTGCCGACGCGATCGCGATCGCGGGGCACAAACTCGGCGCTCCCAAGGGCATCGGCGCTCTCGCGGTGCGTGGACGCATCCCCCTCGAGCCGTTGCTCCACGGCGGAGGCCAGGAGCGCGGACGGCGCTCGGGGACCGAGAACGTCGCCGGGGCGGTGGGCCTCGCCACCGCGCTCGACCTCGCCGCACGGGAACGCGAGCAGGTGGCCGCGCGGGTCGCCGCCGCCACCGGCAGGTTCATCCACGGCGTTCTCGCCGCTCTGCCGCAGGCGGCGCTCACGGGAGATCCGGTCGATCGCCTTCCCGGCACGGCGAGCTTCACCTTCGAGGGCACGAGCGGAGAAGCGGTCCTCCTGGAGCTCGAGCGTCGCGGCGTGATCTCCTCCAGCGGTTCGGCGTGCGCGGCGGGCAGCGACGAACCCTCGCATGTGCTGCTGGCGTGCGGCATCGAGCCCGCGGTGGCGCAGACGTCGGTGCGGTTCACGTTCGGGCGGGAGCATCTGCCCGATGACGCCCCCGCGCAGCTGGCCATGCTCGTCGCCGCCGCCGTCCGTGCCGTGTCGCGCTGA
- the nadC gene encoding carboxylating nicotinate-nucleotide diphosphorylase — protein sequence MLTPRLITRTVAAALDEDAPWGDLTSTALLPEDATATADLVAREDGVFSGGEVFAAAFTLTDAAVQVDVHVGDGDRFSEGDVLATVTGPARGVLTAERVGLNFTQRMSGIATLTAQYVQAVDGTGARIADTRKTTPGLRAFERHAVACGGGRNHRQSLSDAVMAKDNHLAVLQRDGRDLARALREALSHLPHTTHVVVEVDRLDQIPAVLDGGAHTVLLDNFSIDDLRAGVALIDGRAQTEASGGVDLTTVRAIASTGVDVISVGALTHSARALDLGLDVRID from the coding sequence ATGCTCACTCCTCGCCTCATCACCCGCACCGTCGCCGCCGCGCTCGATGAGGACGCCCCGTGGGGCGACCTCACGAGCACCGCTCTGCTGCCGGAGGACGCCACGGCGACCGCCGACCTCGTCGCCCGGGAGGACGGGGTCTTCAGCGGCGGTGAGGTGTTCGCCGCCGCCTTCACGCTCACGGATGCCGCCGTGCAGGTCGACGTGCACGTCGGCGACGGCGACCGCTTCAGCGAGGGAGACGTGCTCGCCACCGTCACGGGTCCGGCGCGCGGCGTCCTCACGGCCGAACGGGTCGGGCTGAACTTCACCCAGCGCATGAGCGGGATCGCCACCCTCACGGCGCAGTACGTGCAGGCGGTCGACGGCACCGGCGCTCGCATCGCCGACACGCGCAAGACCACCCCCGGGCTTCGCGCGTTCGAACGCCACGCCGTGGCATGCGGCGGCGGGCGCAACCATCGCCAGTCGCTGTCGGACGCCGTCATGGCGAAGGACAACCACCTCGCGGTGCTGCAGCGCGACGGCCGAGATCTCGCGCGCGCTCTCCGCGAGGCGCTCTCCCACCTGCCCCACACCACACACGTGGTCGTCGAAGTGGACCGGCTCGATCAGATCCCGGCGGTGCTCGACGGCGGAGCGCACACGGTGCTCCTCGACAACTTCTCGATCGATGACCTGCGCGCGGGAGTGGCGCTCATCGACGGGAGAGCGCAGACCGAGGCATCGGGCGGCGTCGACCTCACCACCGTGCGCGCGATCGCATCCACGGGAGTCGACGTCATCTCCGTGGGCGCTCTCACGCACTCGGCGCGGGCGCTCGACCTCGGTCTCGACGTGCGGATCGACTGA
- the nadB gene encoding L-aspartate oxidase, translating to MNVVVVGSGIAGLTAALHAHEAGHRVTVVTKGELGDGSTALAQGGVAGEYGPGDSAARHAADTLSAGAGLCDPAAVEMLVREAPARIAELAARGVGFDRDPHGRLLRGREAAHSHARIVHAGGDATGAAIRHALVAGVRRAGIDVVEHAFLLDIVADHAVRGIRSLEAGVTRDRDADAVILATGGAGHLYAHTTDPAGITGDGIAAALRAGAAAADLEFMQFHPTVLATGAPFLISEAVRGEGATLIDDTGRRFAFDFHPDGELAPRDVVSRAIARTAGAQGAPVRLDATMLGAERLARRFPTIDRVTRERGHDWAEEALPITPAAHYLMGGVCTDLDGRTTIPWLFAVGETARTGVHGANRLASNSLLEGAVFGARAAAALRAPWTALDAASVHGGPGPIMHDDGDSDAAATAPPFSRSALQRLMWEEVGLLRTRHGLRRALAVFRAWRSVSPPAGASAADHEDANLLLLAEATASAALARPASVGAHFLEIPHLETV from the coding sequence ATGAACGTCGTCGTCGTCGGCTCGGGGATCGCGGGCCTGACCGCGGCGCTGCACGCCCACGAGGCCGGCCACCGCGTGACCGTCGTCACGAAGGGCGAGCTCGGCGACGGCAGCACCGCGCTTGCGCAGGGCGGCGTGGCCGGCGAGTACGGACCGGGTGATTCCGCGGCACGGCACGCCGCCGATACCCTGAGCGCGGGCGCCGGGCTCTGCGATCCGGCCGCCGTAGAGATGCTGGTGCGCGAGGCTCCCGCACGGATCGCGGAACTCGCCGCTCGCGGCGTCGGCTTCGACCGCGATCCGCACGGCCGTCTGCTGCGCGGTCGCGAGGCCGCTCACAGCCACGCCCGGATCGTGCACGCGGGCGGAGACGCCACGGGCGCGGCGATCCGTCACGCCCTCGTCGCAGGCGTGCGCCGCGCCGGCATCGACGTCGTCGAACACGCCTTCCTTCTCGACATCGTCGCCGATCACGCAGTGAGGGGCATCCGATCGCTCGAGGCGGGCGTGACGAGAGATCGCGACGCCGATGCCGTGATCCTGGCGACGGGTGGCGCCGGTCATCTGTACGCGCACACCACCGATCCCGCCGGCATCACCGGCGACGGCATCGCCGCGGCGCTGCGTGCCGGCGCAGCCGCGGCGGACCTGGAGTTCATGCAGTTCCACCCGACGGTGCTGGCGACGGGGGCGCCGTTCCTCATCTCCGAAGCCGTTCGCGGCGAAGGCGCGACGCTCATCGACGACACCGGACGCCGGTTCGCGTTCGACTTCCACCCCGACGGCGAACTCGCACCCCGTGACGTGGTGTCGCGCGCCATCGCCCGCACCGCCGGTGCACAGGGCGCCCCCGTACGTCTGGACGCCACGATGCTCGGGGCCGAGCGCCTCGCCCGGAGGTTCCCGACCATCGACCGCGTGACGCGCGAACGCGGCCACGACTGGGCCGAGGAGGCCCTGCCGATCACGCCAGCCGCTCACTACCTCATGGGAGGGGTCTGTACCGACCTCGACGGGAGGACCACGATCCCCTGGCTCTTCGCCGTCGGCGAGACCGCGCGCACCGGAGTGCATGGCGCGAACCGCCTGGCATCGAACTCGCTGCTCGAGGGAGCGGTCTTCGGAGCACGAGCAGCCGCGGCCCTTCGCGCACCGTGGACGGCCCTGGACGCGGCATCCGTCCACGGCGGACCTGGGCCGATCATGCACGACGACGGCGACTCCGACGCCGCCGCGACGGCGCCGCCGTTCTCACGTTCAGCCCTGCAGCGCCTGATGTGGGAGGAGGTCGGGCTGCTGCGCACGCGACACGGACTGCGCAGGGCTCTGGCCGTGTTCCGTGCCTGGCGTTCCGTGTCGCCGCCGGCCGGCGCGTCCGCAGCCGACCACGAAGACGCCAACTTGCTGCTGCTCGCCGAGGCGACGGCATCCGCCGCCCTCGCACGTCCGGCATCGGTCGGCGCGCACTTCCTCGAGATCCCCCACCTGGAGACCGTCTGA